A stretch of Henckelia pumila isolate YLH828 chromosome 4, ASM3356847v2, whole genome shotgun sequence DNA encodes these proteins:
- the LOC140864739 gene encoding peptide methionine sulfoxide reductase A1-like, with product MLLKTSSIASVPLLSSIFKPPFSLPKLPPLKPFNFPCGPILRPSALFAAPKMSWLNKFGFGLRSASDSAVDSSSSIAQGPDDDKPAPGQEFAQFGLGCFWGPELVYQRVPGVTKTEVGYTHGYLHNPTYEDVCTGTTNHSEVVRVQYDPKECSYDTLLDVFWARHDPTTPNRQGNDVGTQYRSGIYFYTPEQEKAALESRDRQQKLLNRKIITEILPAKKFYRAEEYHQQYLAKGGRFGFRQSSEKGCNDPIRCYG from the exons ATGCTCCTGAAAACCTCCTCCATTGCCTCTGTTCCCCTGCTCTCCTCCATCTTCAAACCTCCTTTTTCCCTTCCGAAATTGCCCCCACTCAAACCCTTTAATTTCCCCTGTGGCCCCATCCTCCGGCCCTCCGCTCTCTTCGCCGCCCCAAAGATGAGCTGGCTCAACAAGTTCGGATTCGGTCTGCGCTCCGCCTCCGATTCCGCCGTCGACTCCTCGTCTTCCATTGCGCAGGGCCCCGATGACGACAAACCGGCTCCGGGTCAGGAGTTCGCCCAATTCGGGTTGGGTTGCTTCTGGGGCCCCGAATTGGTTTACCAAAGGGTTCCGGGTGTGACCAAGACGGAGGTTGGGTACACGCACGGGTATTTGCATAATCCCACTTACGAGGATGTGTGCACGGGTACGACAAATCATTCCGAAGTGGTGCGGGTTCAGTATGATCCCAAAGAGTGCAGCTATGACACTTTGCTTGATGTTTTCTGGGCCAGGCATGACCCCACGACGCCCAATCGCCAG GGCAATGACGTAGGAACTCAGTACAGATCTGGAATATACTTCTATACTCCCGAACAAGAAAAAGCAGCCCTCGAGTCGAGAGATAGGCAACAAAAACTCCTGAACAGGAAAATCATCACCGAGATACTTCCGGCCAAGAAATTTTACCGTGCAGAGGAGTATCACCAGCAGTACCTTGCAAAGGGTGGCCGATTTGGTTTCAGGCAATCAAGTGAGAAGGGTTGCAACGACCCAATTAGATGCTATGGCTAA
- the LOC140860680 gene encoding uncharacterized protein translates to MIGRLNAQLNHLHRTIEAGDIQCIVNLRMNRNAFGRLCFLLINVGGLVESRYVRVEEKVAMFLSILAHHKKNRVIGHDYIRSGHTISAHFHEVMRALVKLHPLLLVKPVPVDETCTDENWKWFKGCLGALDGTHISVHVPSRDRPRYRTRKGTIAVNVMAVCDRNMNFVYALTGWEGSAADARVLRDALTRDDSFMVPRGYCYYLCDNGYANTEGFLTPYRQVRYHRDAWGSRASRPENYKELFNWRHSRARNVIERAFGLLKKRWAILRSPSFYPIAVQNMIILGCILLHNFIRSQMDDDPVEEVEQEVGSPVDNPEIEIINSVIPTIVSMDSGASSGSFVGRSKKTEKTRRSWTSREEDVLIQSLKDVVTKGWKSENGFKAGYLNVLESAMKESLPGCDLRGNPHINSKVHVWKKAYGTLVTILGRSGTGWNDIEKTIDATDETWEALIKDDASIRSMRHKQWTYYNDWCEIFGNDRAGGDTSKNFNQLLQDVLRLETNSIPIESLNADNEHFQYFEASADSISEAETPSSKPCPHSSTKNRKRKKVVELDDSIVTAINNLANITKDTMGDLVKQMAVEDKISDAQDVVFEGVQQMIELSEDEQMRASRLLFRNHDDLALFKRLGEKGRMCLVKRLLDEE, encoded by the exons ATGATCGGGAGATTAAACGCCCAACTTAACCACTTGCATAGGACAATCGAAGCAGGAGATATTCAATGTATAGTGAACTTAAGAATGAACCGCAATGCATTTGGACGCCTTTGTTTTTTACTAATTAATGTCGGTGGACTAGTGGAGTCGAGATATGTACGGGTTGAAGAGAAAGTAGCTATGTTCTTGTCAATTCTTGCTCATCATAAAAAGAACCGTGTTATTGGACATGACTACATTCGTAGTGGACATACAATTAGTGCACATTTCCATGAAGTAATGCGAGCACTTGTGAAGTTGCATCCACTGCTGCTGGTTAAGCCTGTCCCTGTTGACGAGACTTGCACCGATGAGAACTGGAAATGGTTCAAG GGATGCCTTGGGGCGTTAGATGGAACACATATCTCAGTACACGTACCTTCTCGGGATAGGCCAAGATACCGAACCAGAAAGGGTACTATTGCAGTAAACGTGATGGCTGTATGCGACCGGAACATGAACTTTGTATACGCTCTAACTGGTTGGGAGGGCTCAGCAGCAGATGCGCGTGTCTTAAGAGATGCATTGACTCGAGACGACTCTTTCATGGTTCCTAGAGGTTA TTGTTATTATTTGTGCGATAATGGATATGCAAACACCGAAGGCTTTTTGACACCTTATCGTCAAGTTAGGTACCATAGAGATGCTTGGGGCAGCCGTGCTTCAAGACCTGAAAACTATAAGGAATTGTTCAATTGGAGGCACTCTCGAGCCCGTAACGTCATCGAACGCGCTTTTGGATTGTTAAAAAAGAGATGGGCAATCCTTAGAAGTCCTTCTTTTTACCCGATAGCAGTTCAGAACATGATCATACTAGGTTGTATCCTACTTCATAACTTTATTCGCTCACAAATGGATGACGATCCTGTTGAAGAAGTAGAACAAGAAGTGGGCAGCCCGGTTGATAACCCAGAAATTGAGATCATAAATA GTGTGATACCAACGATTGTGAGCATGGACAGTGGTGCAAGTTCTGGAAGTTTTGTTGGGAGATCTAAAAAAACCGAGAAGACAAGAAGGAGTTGGACTTCACGTGAAGAGGATGTCCTGATCCAGTCTTTGAAAGACGTGGTGACTAAGGGATGGAAAAGTGAAAATGGGTTTAAAGCAGGATATTTGAATGTGTTGGAATCTGCTATGAAAGAATCACTTCCAGGTTGTGATTTGCGCGGGAATCCACATATCAACTCCAAAGTGCATGTGTGGAAGAAAGCTTATGGTACTTTAGTCACTATTCTGGGTCGCAGTGGTACAGGATGGAATGATATTGAAAAGACGATAGATGCAACCGATGAGACTTGGGAAGCACTTATTAAG GACGATGCATCTATACGCTCCATGAGGCACAAGCAATGGACGTATTACAACGATTGGTGCGAGATATTTGGTAATGACCGGGCAGGAGGGGATACATCAAAGAATTTCAATCAACTGTTACAGGATGTCCTCCGACTTGAAACCAATAGCATACCCATTGAATCGTTGAATGCTGATAATGAACATTTTCAGTACTTTGAAGCTTCGGCAGACTCCATCTCCGAAGCGGAGACTCCATCATCTAAACCTTGCCCTCATTCATCCACAAAGAACAGGAAGCGAAAGAAAGTTGTGGAACTGGACGACTCTATTGTTACCGCAATTAACAACTTGGCTAACATTACGAAGGACACAATGGGGGATCTGGTGAAACAAATGGCTGTCGAAGACAAGATCTCCGATGCGCAGGATGTAGTCTTTGAAGGTGTCCAACAGATGATTGAGCTGTCAGAGGATGAGCAAATGCGGGCTTCCCGACTATTGTTTCGCAATCATGATGACTTGGCGTTGTTCAAGCGTCTAGGTGAGAAAGGAAGAATGTGTTTGGTCAAACGCTTGTTAGATGAGGAGTAA
- the LOC140860681 gene encoding uncharacterized protein, with product MNIEPQFPSNDLNASIEEVTSSENNHVHSSQNIPIDLNQLPEEDDILFNGNVESNLLNQPRKKKKNFSNAEKVAIFEMLLIQHPDNGKLPRGVLSKVANAFSISIRSVSRIWREGKSTMNRGVPLFPNKLLNRRHRKRIEIDFEQMKNIPFRHQTNIRSLSKALNLSKTTVHRRIKDGNIRPHSNPVKPCLSDDNIRARLEFCLSMVDQESTITSRPIFINMHDHIHIDEKWFYLTKTCEKYYLHADEIEPFRTCKSKSFITKIMFLDAVARPRFDETTGDEFNGKIGIWPFVSHEPAKRRSKNRAAGTLETKPETS from the coding sequence atgaacatTGAACCACAATTTCCTTCCAATGATTTGAATGCCTCGATAGAAGAGGTTACCTCATCTGAAAATAACCATGTTCATTCTTCACAAAATATTCCGATTGATTTGAATCAATTACCAGAAGAAGATGACATTCTTTTCAATGGCAACGTAGAGTCCAACCTTTTGAATCAACctcgaaaaaagaaaaaaaattttagcaacGCCGAGAAagttgcaatttttgaaatgcTGCTCATTCAACATCCAGACAATGGGAAGCTACCACGAGGAGTACTCTCGAAAGTTGCCAATGCCTTCTCTATATCTATTAGATCAGTTTCTAGAATTTGGCGGGAAGGAAAATCTACTATGAACAGAGGTGTGCCACTTTTCCCTAATAAGCTCTTGAACAGAAGACATCGGAAGAGAATTGAGATTGATTTTGAACAAATGAAGAACATCCCGTTTCGTCATCAGACAAATATAAGATCCTTATCAAAAGCTTTGAATTTGTCAAAAACGACCGTGCATAGGAGAATAAAAGACGGAAATATTCGGCCACATTCAAATCCAGTTAAACCATGTTTGTCAGATGACAACATAAGGGCAAGGTTGGAGTTCTGCTTGTCAATGGTTGATCAGGAAAGTACAATTACTAGTAGACCTATTTTTATTAACATGCACGATCACATTCATATTGATGAAAAGTGGTTTTATTTGACGAAAACATGTGAAAAGTATTATCTCCATGCAGATGAGATCGAGCCCTTCCGCACATGCAAAAGTAAAAGTTTTATTACAAAGATAATGTTTTTAGATGCTGTTGCTCGTCCTCGATTTGATGAGACTACAGGCGACGAATTCAATGGGAAAATTGGAATATGGCCATTTGTGTCTCATGAACCTGCCAAGAGGAGAAGTAAAAATCGTGCAGCAGGGACTTTGGAGACAAAGCCTGAAACATCCTAG